A genome region from Arachis duranensis cultivar V14167 chromosome 6, aradu.V14167.gnm2.J7QH, whole genome shotgun sequence includes the following:
- the LOC107494580 gene encoding UDP-glucose flavonoid 3-O-glucosyltransferase 7-like, with protein sequence MNTSNPNLHILLFPFLAHGHIIPTIDMAKLFATRGVKSTIVTTPLNASLISKAIEKSKRHHHKVIQIQTIEFPCEEAGLPKGCENMDSVPSQDLFLAFFHATSLLRKPFEELLLEQHPHCVIADAFYSWATDSASKFGIPRIVFHGTCFFSLCASDCMGLYEPHKNVSSDSDSFLVPRLPGEIKMTRKDVPAFITNKENSTEFVKLLEDAKEAQARSYGVVVNSFYELENVYADFYKNEFGRKAWPIGPVSLCNKDTGEKANRAKETTIDEFECLKWLDTKKPNSVVYVSFGSLISMPDSQLREIALSLETSGQHFIWLVKKNEKDGAEWLPEGFEKIMEGKGLIIRGWAPQILILEHQAVGAFVTHCGWNSTLEAVAAGVPMITWPIVAEQFFNEKLVTEVLEIGVPVEAVKGVRLEGECVGCDALEKALKRVMIGEEAEEMRNKVKVLAQLAKQAVEENGSSYLAFNALIQELVSLSLSR encoded by the coding sequence ATGAATACTTCAAATCCTAACCTACACATATTGTTATTCCCTTTCCTAGCACATGGGCACATAATTCCTACCATTGACATGGCCAAATTATTTGCCACAAGAGGGGTTAAGTCCACCATAGTCACCACCCCACTCAACGCATCACTCATCTCCAAAGCCATAGAAAAATCAAAACGACACCATCACAAAGTGATCCAAATCCAAACCATTGAGTTCCCTTGTGAGGAAGCAGGTTTACCCAAGGGGTGTGAAAACATGGACTCAGTCCCTTCCCAAGATTTGTTCCTCGCGTTTTTTCATGCCACTAGTTTGTTGCGAAAACCCTTTGAAGAACTACTTCTTGAGCAACATCCACACTGTGTTATTGCAGATGCATTTTATTCTTGGGCAACAGATTCTGCTTCCAAGTTTGGGATCCCGAGGATTGTGTTCCACGGCACTTGTTTCTTCTCCTTGTGCGCTTCCGATTGCATGGGACTTTACGAGCCGCACAAGAATGTCTCGTCCGATTCGGATTCCTTCCTGGTTCCTCGCCTTCCCGGCGAGATTAAAATGACAAGGAAGGACGTGCCGGCTTTCATAACCAACAAGGAGAACAGCACGGAGTTTGTCAAGCTCTTGGAAGATGCAAAGGAAGCACAGGCCAGGAGTTATGGTGTTGTTGTCAATAGCTTCTACGAACTCGAGAATGTGTACGCAGATTTCTACAAGAACGAATTCGGGAGAAAAGCATGGCCTATAGGCCCTGTTTCTCTCTGTAACAAGGACACAGGAGAGAAGGCAAACCGGGCAAAAGAAACTACAATTGATGAGTTTGAGTGCTTAAAGTGGCTTGACACAAAGAAACCAAATTCAGTTGTTTATGTTAGCTTTGGAAGTTTAATAAGCATGCCAGATTCTCAGCTTAGAGAAATTGCATTGAGTCTTGAGACCTCAGGCCAACATTTCATTTGGTTGGTGAAGAAAAACGAGAAAGACGGGGCGGAATGGCTACCGGAAGGGTTCGAGAAGATAATGGAAGGTAAGGGACTAATTATAAGAGGTTGGGCGCCTCAAATCTTGATTCTTGAGCACCAAGCGGTCGGAGCATTTGTGACGCATTGTGGTTGGAATTCGACGTTGGAAGCGGTGGCTGCAGGGGTGCCGATGATCACTTGGCCTATTGTCGCCGAGCAATTTTTTAACGAGAAGTTGGTGACCGAGGTTCTTGAAATTGGAGTGCCTGTGGAAGCTGTGAAAGGGGTTAGGTTGGAGGGTGAATGTGTTGGATGCGATGCATTGGAGAAAGCTTTGAAGAGAGtaatgattggggaggaagcaGAGGAAATGAGGAACAAAGTGAAGGTTCTTGCTCAGTTGGCAAAGCAGGCTGTGGAAGAAAATGGATCCTCTTACTTAGCTTTCAATGCTTTAATTCAAGAGTTGGTTTCACTTTCTCTCTCAAggtga